CGGACATTCTGTCCTCCAGTGTGGATCACACTGAACTTACCCTCCACCAAACTCTATCCAGTTCAAAGTTCGCCTCGAAGCGCTCGACGATGTACAGGGCGTGCAGGTGATTGGCTGCAAAGATGATGGTTTTACCGAGGACATCCCCGCCCTGCACTTTGAGCCCGAGGGTCATCAGATCCTTGAGCACCTCATCCACGGTGCTCTGGTTGAACAACCACTGGTTGATTTCCGTCGCGGCGATCTCTTCGCGTCGGCCGCCCACCTCATCCCATTCCAGGGCGTCGAACTCGTCCTTTTCCTCGTCGCTCAATTCGGCGTAGCGGATGCCGCGTTGCAGGAACCGGGGCGTGCGGTCCTGTCCACGCGGCGGCACGAGGTACTGATCGCGCACCGCCTCCTCCAGGCTGTAGGCGTACAGGGGCACGCCGTCCTCCATGCTGAAGAGACGGTACGTGTTACGGTCCACCTCGTCTTTGGGCGTGGCGGTCAGGCCCAGCAGGTACGCGTCGAAGTAACTGAAGATCGCGCCGAACTTGCGGTACACGCTCCGGTGAGCCTCGTCCACGATCACCAAGTCAAAGTGCCCCGGCCCGAACACCTTCTCGCCGCCACTGAGCTGCCCGGACTCGATCATGCCCAGCATGGTCTGGTACGTACTGACGACCACCCGCGCGTTCTCGGCGTCCTCCTTGCCCTCCAGCAGGTTGTGAACCCCGCCCGGAATGAACTTCCCGAACACCCCGACCGTTTGCTTCACCAGGGCCTGACGGTCAGCGAGGAACAGCACCCGCTTGACCCACCCGGCCCGCTGCAGCAGCTCAATGATGGCGGCCGCCGTGCGCGTCTTGCCTGTGCCGGTCGCCATCACGATCAGCCCCCGGCGCTGCCGCCCCGTGAGCCGCTCCGTGAACGCCCGCACCGCCAAGTGCTGATAGGGCCGCTCCACGATCTCGTTCTGAATGGCGTGATCCGCCAGCGGCAGGCGCGTCTGCCGACGCTGGATAGCCAGTTCCAACTCGTCCGCCGCGTAGAACCCAGCCACATCCCGCGGGGGATACCCACCGTTCGGGGCGAACGCGGCGTCGTCCCACAGGAACGTCCGCGTGCCATTGGTGTAGAAGATGACGGGACGACGCCCGAACTGCGCCTCCAGGCGGTCGGCGTACAGCTTGGCCTGCTGACGCCCGTCCTCAGCATTCACGCTGGTCTTCTTGGCCTCCACGACTGCCAGCGGCCGCCCATCCGCGCCCCACAGCACGTAATCCACGTACCCGTTCCCGCTGGTCGTCGGCATTCCCGTGACTGGGTACTCGCGGACGTTGTCGTCATCCGGTTCCCACCCGACCTCCCGCAGGAGCACGTCAATCAACCGCTCGCGGGTCGCTTTTTCACTGCTGGCCATGGAAACGGCGCGGCCCGAGTTGCGGCTCTTCCGGGCCCGCACCTGCACCCGCAGGGCACTGAGCTCCGCCTCGTACCCTTCCACCCGGCGGCGCAACTCCTCCCTCTCGGACTGCTCGCGAACAAGGCGGCCCTCCAGCTCTTCCAGCTGCTTGCGGGACAGCCGGGCCGCGTCCGCTGCGGGCGCAGGCACGAGCGTCTCACTGAACGCCTCAGGCAACGCGGCGTTTTCATCGGCCCCGTAGTTCCAGGCGAACCAGCGGGCGACATACCACAGGTCACGCACGGTCCCCATGGCCTGCCCGGACGTGATCTCCCGCCCCCCATGCACCGCCTGATTCCCCTCACGCCGTACCAGATCCGCATGAGGCTGCACCTGGGACGGCACCAGTCGCGTGAACGCGTCCGAACGCAGCAGCGCATTCAGGCTGGTGTCGTAAGGCTGCGGGCTGAACTCGGGGTCGTTGGTGAACAACCACCCGACCAGGCCCTCCAGCGCGCGCCGAGCGTGAAAGCTCGCCGTGCGTGGATCACTGCGGACGTAGTTCTCGGCCAGCGCTGCCGCCTGAAACAGTTCAGGCCACTCCTGCAAGAAAGCAAAATTCGACAAGAAAGTACCTCGGAGGAGAT
The nucleotide sequence above comes from Deinococcus sedimenti. Encoded proteins:
- a CDS encoding DEAD/DEAH box helicase family protein yields the protein MSNFAFLQEWPELFQAAALAENYVRSDPRTASFHARRALEGLVGWLFTNDPEFSPQPYDTSLNALLRSDAFTRLVPSQVQPHADLVRREGNQAVHGGREITSGQAMGTVRDLWYVARWFAWNYGADENAALPEAFSETLVPAPAADAARLSRKQLEELEGRLVREQSEREELRRRVEGYEAELSALRVQVRARKSRNSGRAVSMASSEKATRERLIDVLLREVGWEPDDDNVREYPVTGMPTTSGNGYVDYVLWGADGRPLAVVEAKKTSVNAEDGRQQAKLYADRLEAQFGRRPVIFYTNGTRTFLWDDAAFAPNGGYPPRDVAGFYAADELELAIQRRQTRLPLADHAIQNEIVERPYQHLAVRAFTERLTGRQRRGLIVMATGTGKTRTAAAIIELLQRAGWVKRVLFLADRQALVKQTVGVFGKFIPGGVHNLLEGKEDAENARVVVSTYQTMLGMIESGQLSGGEKVFGPGHFDLVIVDEAHRSVYRKFGAIFSYFDAYLLGLTATPKDEVDRNTYRLFSMEDGVPLYAYSLEEAVRDQYLVPPRGQDRTPRFLQRGIRYAELSDEEKDEFDALEWDEVGGRREEIAATEINQWLFNQSTVDEVLKDLMTLGLKVQGGDVLGKTIIFAANHLHALYIVERFEANFELDRVWWRVSSV